The Planctomicrobium piriforme genome window below encodes:
- a CDS encoding TIM barrel protein, producing MRDAAPSSLTPFLSRRTFLQTAAAATFASGLPVLAANPITRNGKPFFKLSLAAYSFHRQMVRNWPKPSEKPGAMSLVDVVNYCAEENLDAVELTSYYFPNPLTPAYLMQLKEQTFRLGLDISGTAIGNDFCLPPGPERDAQLALCRQWIDYAADMGAPVIRIFAGQVPKGDTEENATARCVAAINESLQYAAQKGIVLGLENHHGITSTPEQLLNIVRQVEPSPWFGINFDSGNFKTADPYGDLEKIAPYAVNAQIKVVVSPNNGSKVPTDLKRVVSMLKQANYRGYIVLEYEEPEDPRVEIPKYLDQLRELIA from the coding sequence ATGCGTGATGCCGCCCCGTCTTCTCTGACTCCTTTCCTGAGCCGGAGAACATTCCTACAGACCGCCGCCGCGGCCACATTCGCCAGCGGCTTGCCCGTCTTGGCTGCCAACCCCATCACGCGGAACGGCAAACCGTTCTTCAAGCTCTCCCTGGCGGCGTACTCGTTTCACCGGCAGATGGTGCGGAACTGGCCCAAGCCCTCCGAGAAGCCAGGCGCGATGAGCCTCGTCGACGTCGTCAACTACTGCGCCGAGGAGAATCTCGATGCCGTCGAACTCACCAGCTACTACTTCCCGAATCCATTGACGCCCGCCTATCTGATGCAGCTCAAGGAACAGACGTTCCGACTCGGCCTCGACATCTCCGGCACCGCCATCGGCAACGACTTCTGCCTCCCCCCCGGTCCGGAACGTGACGCCCAGCTCGCCCTGTGCCGGCAATGGATCGACTACGCCGCCGACATGGGCGCGCCGGTGATCCGCATCTTCGCGGGTCAGGTTCCCAAAGGAGACACCGAAGAGAACGCCACCGCCCGTTGCGTCGCCGCCATCAACGAGTCCCTGCAATACGCCGCACAAAAAGGCATCGTCCTCGGCCTGGAGAACCATCACGGCATCACCAGCACCCCCGAACAGTTGCTGAACATCGTCCGTCAGGTCGAACCCTCTCCCTGGTTCGGCATTAATTTCGACTCCGGGAATTTCAAAACGGCCGACCCCTACGGCGATCTCGAGAAGATCGCCCCGTACGCCGTAAACGCCCAGATCAAGGTGGTCGTCAGCCCCAACAACGGCTCGAAAGTCCCTACCGATTTGAAACGGGTCGTCTCGATGCTGAAACAGGCCAACTATCGCGGCTACATCGTCCTCGAATACGAAGAGCCGGAAGATCCACGGGTGGAAATCCCGAAGTACCTGGACCAGTTGCGGGAACTGATTGCATAA
- a CDS encoding sirohydrochlorin chelatase yields the protein MSAAILLIAHGSRRPEANADLERVAAQLRPRVEEAIVEIAYLELADPTIPHGLRRCVEGGASSIKMLPYFLSAGAHVTRDLENARLEFMQEHPGVTCQLCPPLGLHPRMLEILLDRLQEEFPAGA from the coding sequence ATGTCGGCAGCAATTCTTCTGATCGCACATGGCAGCCGCCGACCAGAGGCGAACGCCGATCTCGAACGGGTCGCAGCCCAACTGCGGCCGCGCGTGGAGGAAGCGATCGTGGAGATTGCCTACCTGGAACTGGCCGACCCGACCATCCCGCACGGCCTGCGACGCTGCGTGGAAGGGGGAGCAAGTTCGATCAAGATGCTGCCGTATTTTCTCTCGGCAGGCGCGCATGTGACGCGGGATCTGGAGAACGCCAGACTGGAGTTCATGCAGGAACACCCGGGGGTGACCTGTCAGCTCTGTCCGCCGTTGGGGCTGCATCCGCGGATGCTGGAGATCTTGCTGGACCGGCTGCAGGAAGAGTTTCCCGCGGGTGCCTAA
- a CDS encoding serine/threonine protein kinase encodes MTQPNSNTQTPAALPEQIGDYRIEKELGAGGMGTVYLGTHVGTGRAAAVKVLPASMAREEGFVARFGREVAAMQQLQSPHIVELYESGEDHGTYFYAMEYVAGETLTDKLKREKRISWRDTIAFAVQVCRALKAAHNCGIVHRDLKPSNLLIATDGTVKLTDFGIAQVFATSKLTVTGGILGTAEYMSPEQAQGARATRQSDIYSLGAVMYVMLTGRPPFTGKTTLEVIQKHRFAQFDSPKRIVGDIPFWLDEIVCKCLSKKAEDRYPDAYVLQLRLQEVPRKVDLKDSATGGDGEPHPDSETMTDGSAGAGHGAVGSTLARDLFRAQVEAQSEKGALARWFDNVWVLVGLLVLFVVGGYFVSRWSRPDPETLFIRGQALLQQPEGPAWDRARDDYFQPLLERDPATWEPRLEPYLAQVQLYELKKQLLGRTFSRDPLPRSEPEAVLRQALELRKLGRYGEAAEKVAALETLIAGNPDLEPLQAPVTRLREELAEHETTARLEFVQQALQRAETLSLAGKTPEAQAIWRSVIALYDADPAARSLVDEARRHLSAQGSPAPAAPSPTSSKTDKE; translated from the coding sequence GTGACCCAACCGAATTCGAATACGCAGACTCCCGCCGCGCTCCCGGAGCAGATCGGCGACTACCGGATCGAGAAAGAACTCGGCGCCGGCGGCATGGGAACCGTGTATCTGGGAACGCATGTGGGGACCGGTCGGGCAGCCGCGGTGAAAGTTCTTCCTGCTTCCATGGCCCGTGAAGAAGGGTTCGTCGCCCGTTTTGGCCGCGAAGTGGCGGCCATGCAGCAACTGCAAAGCCCGCACATCGTCGAACTGTACGAGAGCGGCGAAGACCACGGAACGTACTTCTACGCGATGGAGTACGTCGCCGGCGAAACCCTCACCGACAAACTCAAACGCGAAAAACGCATTTCCTGGCGGGACACCATCGCCTTTGCAGTCCAGGTCTGTCGGGCACTCAAGGCCGCGCACAACTGCGGCATCGTCCATCGCGACCTCAAACCTTCGAACCTGCTGATTGCGACCGACGGCACCGTCAAACTGACCGACTTCGGCATCGCTCAGGTCTTTGCCACTTCCAAACTGACCGTCACCGGCGGCATCCTCGGGACCGCCGAATACATGTCGCCTGAACAGGCGCAAGGCGCGCGGGCCACCCGTCAAAGCGACATCTATTCGCTCGGCGCGGTGATGTATGTGATGCTCACCGGGCGACCTCCATTCACTGGCAAAACCACGCTCGAAGTCATTCAGAAACATCGCTTCGCACAGTTCGACAGCCCCAAGCGGATCGTCGGCGACATCCCCTTCTGGCTGGATGAAATCGTCTGCAAGTGTCTGTCGAAAAAGGCCGAAGACCGCTACCCCGACGCCTATGTGCTGCAACTGCGGTTGCAGGAAGTTCCGCGCAAGGTCGACCTGAAAGATTCAGCCACCGGCGGCGACGGCGAACCGCATCCCGACTCGGAAACGATGACCGATGGCTCAGCCGGGGCAGGGCACGGAGCCGTCGGCAGCACGCTTGCCCGTGACTTGTTTCGCGCTCAGGTGGAAGCCCAATCCGAAAAGGGAGCCCTCGCCCGCTGGTTCGACAATGTCTGGGTGCTGGTCGGGCTGCTGGTGCTGTTTGTCGTCGGAGGCTATTTCGTCTCCCGCTGGAGCCGGCCCGACCCGGAAACCTTGTTCATTCGCGGTCAGGCATTACTGCAGCAGCCGGAAGGCCCCGCCTGGGATCGGGCACGTGACGACTATTTTCAACCGCTGCTGGAACGTGATCCGGCCACCTGGGAACCTCGGCTGGAACCTTATCTGGCCCAGGTGCAACTCTATGAATTGAAGAAGCAACTTCTGGGACGGACCTTCAGCCGAGATCCGTTACCTCGCTCGGAACCGGAAGCGGTCCTGCGTCAGGCACTCGAACTGCGAAAACTGGGACGCTACGGAGAAGCCGCTGAAAAGGTGGCGGCTCTCGAAACACTGATCGCCGGCAACCCGGATCTGGAACCGCTGCAGGCGCCCGTTACCCGACTGCGGGAAGAACTCGCCGAACACGAAACGACCGCTCGACTCGAATTCGTTCAGCAGGCCCTGCAACGGGCCGAAACATTGTCGCTCGCGGGAAAAACACCAGAAGCTCAGGCAATTTGGCGCAGCGTGATCGCTCTGTATGATGCCGATCCCGCTGCCCGATCGCTGGTCGACGAGGCACGCCGCCATCTGTCGGCCCAGGGATCACCCGCCCCTGCCGCCCCTTCGCCCACATCATCAAAGACTGACAAGGAATAA
- a CDS encoding adenine phosphoribosyltransferase, producing the protein MDLRPHIRDVQDFPKPGILFRDITPLLAHPEAFRAAIGKMADHYRGQNIKAIAAAEARGFIFAAPLALELNAGFVPVRKPGKLPFETQSFHYELEYGTDTLEIHTDAFAPGDKVLLVDDLLATGGTMNACAKLVERSGAIVVGCAFVIELTFLKGREKLVPYDVFSLLAYDGE; encoded by the coding sequence ATGGATCTGCGTCCGCACATTCGCGATGTCCAGGATTTCCCCAAGCCCGGCATCCTGTTTCGGGACATCACGCCGCTGCTCGCGCATCCGGAAGCATTCCGCGCCGCGATCGGCAAAATGGCCGATCACTATCGCGGGCAGAACATCAAGGCGATTGCTGCCGCCGAAGCCCGCGGATTCATCTTCGCCGCCCCCCTCGCACTTGAACTGAACGCCGGCTTCGTTCCAGTCCGTAAGCCCGGCAAACTGCCGTTCGAGACCCAGTCATTCCATTACGAACTGGAATACGGCACGGACACGCTGGAGATCCATACCGACGCCTTCGCTCCTGGCGACAAGGTGCTGTTGGTCGATGACCTGCTGGCCACCGGCGGCACGATGAACGCCTGCGCCAAGCTGGTCGAGCGCTCCGGCGCGATCGTCGTCGGCTGCGCCTTCGTCATCGAACTGACCTTCCTCAAAGGCCGCGAAAAGCTCGTCCCCTACGACGTGTTTAGCTTGCTGGCGTACGATGGAGAGTGA
- a CDS encoding RluA family pseudouridine synthase, whose amino-acid sequence MFELTDQDILCEDGAVIAVNKPHGVITQGAPRGVDSLVDLVKNYLKQKYQKPGNVYLGVPHRIDRPVSGIVVFSRNSKCAARLSEQFAKRQVQKIYHAVLERPPAEREGQLEDWIYRIPDHSRVEISSQSNTEAKYAQLSYKTLAVHQGRALVEVTLGTGRMHQIRIQFASRGCPIVGDEQYGSRGMFPGFFSGERLVAPIALHARRLTLQHPIRYEPLTIIAPLPAMWKRLGFSDEVSTRFQGG is encoded by the coding sequence GTGTTTGAACTGACCGACCAGGACATTCTCTGCGAAGACGGCGCGGTCATTGCCGTGAACAAGCCGCATGGAGTCATCACGCAAGGCGCGCCCCGGGGAGTCGACAGCCTCGTCGACCTCGTCAAAAATTATCTGAAGCAGAAGTATCAGAAGCCTGGTAACGTCTACCTCGGCGTGCCGCATCGCATCGACCGGCCGGTCTCAGGCATCGTCGTCTTTTCCCGCAACTCCAAGTGCGCTGCCCGGCTCTCCGAACAGTTCGCCAAACGGCAGGTGCAGAAGATCTATCACGCCGTCCTCGAACGTCCCCCTGCCGAGCGCGAAGGGCAACTCGAAGACTGGATCTATCGCATCCCCGACCACTCTCGGGTCGAGATCTCTTCACAATCCAATACCGAAGCGAAATACGCGCAGCTCAGCTACAAAACCCTCGCGGTCCATCAGGGCCGGGCACTCGTGGAAGTGACGCTCGGCACCGGACGCATGCACCAGATTCGCATCCAGTTCGCCAGCCGCGGCTGCCCGATTGTCGGTGATGAGCAGTACGGCAGCCGAGGCATGTTCCCAGGCTTCTTCTCAGGCGAACGACTCGTCGCCCCCATTGCACTGCACGCCCGACGACTCACGCTGCAACATCCCATCCGCTACGAGCCCCTGACGATCATCGCCCCACTGCCGGCCATGTGGAAGCGACTGGGATTTTCGGATGAAGTCTCGACTCGATTCCAGGGAGGGTGA
- a CDS encoding DUF4062 domain-containing protein translates to MMTDSPPSSRKPIIMVSSAVYGIEELLEVVFGILNTAGFTVWMSHKGTVPVDPRKSNFENCLEAVRACDLFLGILTTSYGSGKDGDGLSITHQEVLEALKIDKPRWFLAHHDLIFARGLLRDFGYRTTAARAGLTLQGKKLVEDLRVIDMYEAVIQAEKKLADRKGNWAQPFATDDDAKIFVVSQFLRYGEAAEFVRQQPLAFLKQSPAGERQGGE, encoded by the coding sequence ATGATGACCGACAGCCCTCCGTCGAGTCGAAAGCCGATTATCATGGTGTCTTCAGCCGTTTACGGGATCGAAGAACTCCTCGAAGTCGTCTTCGGAATCCTGAACACGGCGGGCTTCACGGTGTGGATGTCCCACAAGGGGACCGTCCCGGTCGATCCCAGGAAATCGAACTTCGAAAATTGCCTTGAAGCTGTTCGCGCCTGCGATTTGTTTCTTGGCATCCTCACGACCAGCTACGGGAGCGGCAAGGATGGCGATGGACTCTCGATCACTCATCAGGAAGTCCTCGAAGCACTGAAGATCGACAAACCTCGCTGGTTCCTGGCGCATCACGATTTGATCTTCGCCCGAGGACTTCTGCGCGATTTCGGATACAGAACAACGGCGGCAAGAGCAGGCTTGACTTTGCAAGGAAAGAAGCTGGTCGAAGACTTGCGTGTCATAGACATGTACGAAGCTGTCATCCAGGCGGAAAAGAAGCTGGCCGATCGAAAGGGGAATTGGGCTCAGCCTTTCGCAACGGATGACGATGCGAAGATCTTCGTTGTGTCGCAGTTCTTGCGCTACGGAGAAGCAGCGGAGTTCGTCCGGCAGCAGCCCCTGGCATTCTTGAAACAGTCGCCCGCAGGCGAGAGACAGGGAGGAGAATGA
- a CDS encoding ATP-binding protein, with protein MESNLHQLLNKAETQHLEHISGSTGNESIAQTVCAFLNSGGGTLLVEAGTAPQAAKNRQTEIIESIRTAITPASLWSAVLEQAGGEYLCVIDVPAGRDRPYVVENVIYLRRGAQTLKAGPDDIRDLVETSVGGGERWERKVMVDGDLDRLDEELILTTAEEAVRRRNYPLQDSTNVQSILTDLSMYRRQAITQAAEVVFGRRPAIPFPQVRVRLTVYASDKGGEFLDNRQFEAAAIPMLEQVFSVIRQHTPIAGTFDSGLKRTDRPAYPEAAMREGLVNALVHRDYANFSGGIAIDMYPGRLVIWNSGSLPSGITIGDLKREHPSMPRNPDIAQVFFLRGFMERVGRGTQKILDECKEAGLPVPTWTANDAGVTLTFHNKLGRSSTKLNLRQKKLLEESKPGDVLKLGEYCERFAISDRQARRDLGDLLQNGWLDREGEGPSTVFVRTQKTWNSAKPGQTRPNQE; from the coding sequence ATGGAATCCAACCTGCATCAGTTGTTAAACAAAGCCGAGACGCAACATCTGGAACACATTTCGGGGTCGACCGGAAACGAGTCGATCGCGCAAACCGTGTGCGCCTTTCTGAATAGCGGCGGCGGCACCTTGCTGGTCGAGGCTGGAACCGCTCCTCAAGCAGCCAAGAACCGGCAAACGGAGATCATCGAGTCGATTCGGACAGCGATCACCCCAGCTTCGCTCTGGTCCGCAGTGTTGGAGCAGGCGGGTGGCGAATATCTCTGCGTAATCGATGTTCCAGCCGGACGCGATCGCCCGTATGTCGTGGAGAATGTGATTTATTTGCGTCGTGGTGCCCAGACTTTGAAAGCGGGGCCAGATGACATCCGCGATTTGGTGGAAACAAGCGTCGGAGGAGGAGAACGCTGGGAACGTAAAGTAATGGTGGACGGCGATCTCGATCGGCTCGATGAAGAGTTGATCCTGACAACGGCTGAAGAAGCGGTCAGACGTCGCAACTATCCGCTGCAAGATTCGACGAACGTCCAGAGCATCTTGACCGACCTGTCGATGTATCGCCGTCAGGCGATTACCCAGGCGGCGGAAGTCGTCTTCGGTCGCCGCCCGGCAATTCCGTTTCCACAAGTTCGTGTGCGCCTCACTGTGTATGCAAGCGATAAAGGAGGCGAGTTCCTGGATAACCGCCAGTTCGAAGCGGCGGCGATTCCGATGCTGGAACAGGTGTTCTCGGTGATTCGACAGCACACCCCCATCGCAGGCACCTTTGACAGCGGATTGAAGAGGACCGATAGACCGGCCTATCCAGAGGCCGCCATGCGCGAAGGCCTGGTCAACGCATTAGTCCACCGTGACTACGCGAACTTCAGTGGCGGAATTGCGATCGATATGTACCCCGGACGCCTGGTCATTTGGAACTCGGGGTCACTGCCGAGTGGTATCACGATCGGCGATCTGAAACGCGAACACCCCTCGATGCCTCGCAACCCGGATATCGCCCAAGTGTTCTTCTTGCGCGGGTTCATGGAACGGGTCGGTCGTGGCACGCAGAAGATTCTTGATGAGTGCAAGGAAGCAGGATTGCCGGTTCCCACATGGACTGCCAATGACGCTGGCGTAACGCTCACGTTCCACAACAAGCTGGGCCGCTCTAGTACCAAACTGAATCTGCGGCAGAAAAAGCTGCTTGAAGAATCGAAACCCGGCGATGTCCTCAAGCTCGGCGAATACTGCGAGCGGTTCGCGATCAGCGATCGTCAGGCACGACGCGATCTCGGGGATCTGCTCCAAAATGGCTGGCTGGATCGTGAAGGAGAAGGCCCTTCGACAGTTTTCGTTCGCACTCAGAAAACCTGGAACTCCGCCAAACCCGGCCAAACCCGGCCAAATCAGGAATGA